The Apium graveolens cultivar Ventura chromosome 11, ASM990537v1, whole genome shotgun sequence genome has a window encoding:
- the LOC141695371 gene encoding putative ubiquitin-conjugating enzyme E2 38, with the protein MALIQIHRFMERSQFLMAIMIMILCLITMKLILLSITAIIIFLKTKNIIKDVNLASLNSKAKVMQNYKSFKRFDIVDNFLDHHYCQTWDQPTQAWTKVISNEWKILKKNLPDTIYVRVCERRMDLLRAVIIGAAGTPYHDGLFVFDLRFPPKYPAVPPEVHYHSRGLRINPNLYDCGRVCLSLLNTWTGRGNENWLPNKSTVLQVLVSIQAVVLNEKPFFNEPGYAHTYTGRNGARKSTKYNEQTFILSLKTMLYTIRTPPQHFEDFVHGHFRTRGRAILLACGAYMEGASVGYTVKDESRGSRKAGRRKLEDYKRAINKLMELPGFKRDLGNLMNSLAETLTKLGSKNCAKF; encoded by the exons ATGGCTTTGATTCAGATACATCGTTTTATGGAGAGATCACAATTTCTTATGGCTATTATGATTATGATTCTATGTCTGATAACAATGAAGCTTATTTTGCTCAGTATTACTgcaataataatttttttaaaaacaaagaACATCATAAAAGATGTTAATCTTGCATCTTTAAACAGCAAGGCAAAGGTTATGCAAAATTATAAGAGTTTTAAGAGATTCGATATTGTTGATAATTTCTTGGATCATCATTACTGTCAAACGTGGGACCAG CCTACACAAGCTTGGACAAAGGTAATTTCTAATGAATggaaaattttgaagaaaaacttgcCAG ATACAATATATGTTAGAGTGTGTGAGAGAAGAATGGATCTTTTGAGGGCTGTCATCATTGGAGCAGCAGGTACCCCCTACCATGATGGGCTGTTTGTCTTTGATCTTCGCTTCCCCCCTAAATATCCTGCTGTACCACCC GAGGTTCATTATCACTCTAGAGGGCTTCGAATCAATCCCAACTTGTATGACTGTGGAAGAGTCTGCCTCAGCCTTTTAAACACTTGGACTGGCCGTGGGAACGAGAACTGGTTGCCCAACAAATCTACAGTGCTGCAGGTTTTGGTGTCTATACAAGCCGTGGTACTAAATGAAAAACCCTTCTTTAACGAGCCTGGATACGCTCATACCTATACCGGAAGAAATGGGGCGAGAAAATCCACAAAGTACAATGAACAGACCTTCATTTTATCCTTGAAAACAATGTTGTATACCATAAGAACCCCCCCACAG CATTTTGAAGATTTTGTTCATGGTCATTTTCGTACTCGGGGACGTGCTATTTTATTAGCTTGTGGAGCTTACATGGAGGGGGCTTCTGTAGGTTACACCGTCAAAGACGAGTCACGGGGTTCCAGGAAGGCAGGAAGGAGGAAGCTTGAAGATTATAAGAGAGCGATAAACAAACTAATGGAGCTGCCAGGATTTAAGAGAGATTTAGGCAATTTAATGAATTCTCTCGCAGAAACCTTGACCAAGCTTGGATCAAAGAACTGTGCTAAATTTTAG